From Alphaproteobacteria bacterium:
CTTCTCCTTTCCTTCTTGTTACCCTCTTCGTCATCTGAGTCTACCGCCCTTGATCTTCGCTCGCTTCTCCTTTCTTTATTGTTACCCTCTTCTTCATCTGAATTTACACCTCTTGATCTTCGCTCACTTCTCCTTTGCTCTTGCCCTCCTTCAAGGTCACTTCTGTTATATTCTGTTTTATCTTGCTTGTGCTTAGCTTTAACTGGGTTTGTTGCTAAACTCTCTTTTGCGTAAATAGAATTAGCATAAAAAATTATCATTACTAACATTACTTTTTTTATCATCTCCAGCCAAATAAATTAGTTGTATAATTTAACTGTAACAAATTTTATGAGTCTTGTCTAATTATGCGATGACAAAAAAAAAGGTTGATAGCAAGCTACCAACCTTAAGAGAGAGATATGATGATGACTTACCATATTAAACAGGGTTTATTTAACATGCAAGCGTTAACTTAAAAAATATTTTTTCTTGAAAAACCATGCGGCACCAAACTACCTTTTATTGCTCTTTTACCAAACCACGCTCTTAAATCACTCTCCGTTCTTACTTGCTTACCCGAAAACCACGATAAGCCATTTTGAAAGTTTAAAGGCTTTACATCACATAATTCTGATGAAATTTGTTTTTGCAATATTACCCCCTTACCTTTAGTCATAAATGGCAACTCTGTTAACTTAAAGATCAGCATTTTTCTATTACTATTTACCACAGCCAAAGCATCATCTTCTGGCGCAATATTTTTAACTACCTTTAGCTCATCTTTAACATCTAAATTAACTATCTGTTTACCAGTTTTTGTTTGTGCAAAAACATCTTTAGCTAAAAGCTTAAATCCCTTACCAAATTTTGTCGCAACCACAAATATATGATTTTTATTATATATTTTTAGCTCTAAAATTTTAGCCTTAGAGTCTAGATCAATAATCATGTTAATAGGCTGCCCTTCTGTCTTACCTCTGGGTAATTTATGTGTATCCAATGTGTAAAACTTACCATCACTTACTGTAATTAAGATTTTTTCCGTAGTTTTCAACTCCAAAATAAAACCCTGCTCATCACCAATTTTATATTTGATATTTTCGTTATTTATATTATGCCCATTAACAACTCTTACCCAACCTAATTTTGAACAAATAACCGTAACTTTTTCCTCTTCTATAAAGCTTGTTTCATCTAATTCTATGTGAACAAAATCGTTTACTATCTCCGTTCTTCTTTTATATTCTGCTTTTTTTGCTGTAAACTCCTTTTTAAGCTCTTCAAACTCATTTAAAAGCTCAGCATGTTGCAAAGCAGTTGAAGCCAATAATGAAGATAATCTTCCTTGCTCCTGTAGCAAGGCATCTCTTTCTGTTTTAATTTTAAACTCTTCCAACTTTCTAAGTGATCTCAATCTCATATTCAAGATTGCTTCCGCTTGATTATCAGTTAAGTTAAATTTTGCAATCAATTGAGCCTTAGGTTCATCACTTTCCCTGATTATAGCAATTACTTCATCTAGGTTTAAATAAGCTATTAAATAACCCTCTAAAAGCTCAACTCTTGCTGTGATTTTATTTAATTCAAATTGTGATTTTCTTCTGATAATAACATAACGATGCGCTATATATTCCTCTAAAACCTCCTTCAGATTCATGACTCTTGGCACTAATTTTGAATCTAAAACATTTAAATTTAAATGAAATTTATTCTCCAAATCAGTAAATTTGAACAATTGCTCCATTAGTAAATTAGCATCATTATTTCTTGATTTTGGCTCAATTACAACTCTAAGATTTGCATCAGACTCGTCTCTAATACCTCCAATTAAAGTAAGTTTCTTAGCTTTGTATAAATCTGCTATTTTTTCAATTAATCTGGCTTTTTGTACTTGATATGGAATTTCAGTAATAACAATTTGATAAGCTCCTTTAGTCAACTCCTCTTTATGCCATTTTGCTCTAATCTTAAATGAGCCTCTGCCAGTCTCATATGCCTTAATAATTGCTTGCTTTGACTCTAAAAGTAAACCTCCTGTTGGAAAATCTGGACCCGTGATAAAATTTGCCAAAGTCTTTACATAGCATTCTGGATTTTTTAGCAAATAAATTAGAGCTGAAAATAATTCAGCTATATTATGTGGTGGTATTGAAGTAGCCATACCCACCGCAATTCCTTCACTACCATTTGCTAGTAAATTTGGAAATTTAGAAGGTAAAATTGCTGGCTCACTATCTGAGTCATCATAAGTATTTTTAAAATCTACTGTATCTTTGTCAATATCAGCTAATAACAACATTGAAACTTCTGTTAATTTAGCTTCAGTATATCGCATAGCTGCTGCGTTATCTCCATCTAATGAACCAAAGTTACCTTGCCCATCAACCAAAGGGTAGCGAACTGAAAAAGTTTGCGCCAACCTAACTAAAGCATCATATACTGCTTGATCTCCATGCGGGTGATATTTACCGATAACATCTCCCACTACTCTTGCACATTTTTTAAAACCAAATTCAGGGTCTAATCTTAGCTTCAACATTGCGTATAACAATCTACGATGTACTGGTTTTAAACCATCTCTAACATCAGGTAAAGATCTGGACATAATGGTGGCCATTGCATAAGAAATATACCTCTTTCCTATTGCATCACCAAAATTAATCTGTTCTACTTCGCCTGCGGTTAACATTTATACTGAGAAAACTTGCCTTTATAAGTACAAAATATATCTTATAATATTAAAACAGCAAGTGTTAAGCTTGGCAAAATAACTTAAATTATAATTATAAATAGGTAATTCATGTTCTGGGAAGGAGAGGCGCTCTTAATTAACACCATAAAACATTCCGAATCTTCACTAATTGTCACTTTATTTGCAAGAGACTCAGTGCATAAAAGCTATGCAAGAGGGGCTAACAGCACCAAAAATAGAGCTACATATCAAATAGGAAACATGATTTCTGTAGTAAAAAAATCACGCTCAGAAAATTCTTTAGGCAACTTAACCAATGCCGAAACAACCAAGAATTTTAACTCTCTATTCATTAACTCTAATAAAAAAACCCTGATTTTAAAAACAATAACAGAATTTTTAAGCTTAACATTGCAAGATGATGAAAATCACGAAAAACTTTATGACATAACCTTAGAACTTTTGCATAAAGCAGTAAAAAACGAGCTTACCATAGTAGATTATTTTAATTATGAGCTAAATTTCTTGAGCCACATAGGTTATGGTATAACCTTAGATTATTGCGCTGTTACCAAGGCTAAAGATAACTTATTTTATGTATCACCCAATACTGGCCATGCAGTAACCAGAGAAGTAGGCGAAAAATACCATGAAAAACTATTGATTATACCAGAATTTCATTTGCTCAACACTGAAAAGCAGCAGATAAATGATAATGAAATTTATCAAGCCTTTAATTTAACCGGCTATTTTATTGAAAAAAATATTCTTACGCCAATCCAAAGAAACTTGCCTTACAGTAGAAATTTACTGCTTAAAGAATTTGTTAA
This genomic window contains:
- the parC gene encoding DNA topoisomerase IV subunit A, with protein sequence MLTAGEVEQINFGDAIGKRYISYAMATIMSRSLPDVRDGLKPVHRRLLYAMLKLRLDPEFGFKKCARVVGDVIGKYHPHGDQAVYDALVRLAQTFSVRYPLVDGQGNFGSLDGDNAAAMRYTEAKLTEVSMLLLADIDKDTVDFKNTYDDSDSEPAILPSKFPNLLANGSEGIAVGMATSIPPHNIAELFSALIYLLKNPECYVKTLANFITGPDFPTGGLLLESKQAIIKAYETGRGSFKIRAKWHKEELTKGAYQIVITEIPYQVQKARLIEKIADLYKAKKLTLIGGIRDESDANLRVVIEPKSRNNDANLLMEQLFKFTDLENKFHLNLNVLDSKLVPRVMNLKEVLEEYIAHRYVIIRRKSQFELNKITARVELLEGYLIAYLNLDEVIAIIRESDEPKAQLIAKFNLTDNQAEAILNMRLRSLRKLEEFKIKTERDALLQEQGRLSSLLASTALQHAELLNEFEELKKEFTAKKAEYKRRTEIVNDFVHIELDETSFIEEEKVTVICSKLGWVRVVNGHNINNENIKYKIGDEQGFILELKTTEKILITVSDGKFYTLDTHKLPRGKTEGQPINMIIDLDSKAKILELKIYNKNHIFVVATKFGKGFKLLAKDVFAQTKTGKQIVNLDVKDELKVVKNIAPEDDALAVVNSNRKMLIFKLTELPFMTKGKGVILQKQISSELCDVKPLNFQNGLSWFSGKQVRTESDLRAWFGKRAIKGSLVPHGFSRKNIF